GGGTGTCGGCGTGCGTGCGCAGTCCGGCGAGAAAACCGGTTTTGCCTACAGCAACGCGATCACCCTCGAAGCCCTAGGCGCGGCGGCCCGCGCGGCCCGCTCGATTTCCCGCGCCGGGCAGAACGGTACGGTGCAGGCGTTCAGCACCCAGGACGTTGCTCAGTTGTACGCGCCGGACAACCCGCTGGAAGTGCTGAGCCGCGCCGAAAAAGTCGAACTGCTCAAGCGCATCGACGTCGCGACCCGCGCCCTCGACCCGCGTATCCAGCAGGTCAGTGTGAGCATGGCCGGGGTCTGGGAGCGGATTCTGGTGGCTTCGACCGACGGCGGTCTTGCTGCCGACGTGCGCCCATTGGTGCGTTTCAACGTCAGTGTGATCGTCGAGCAGAACGGTCGTCGCGAACGTGGTGGCCATGGCGGCGGCGGGCGTACCGACTACCGTTACTTCCTCGCCGAAGACCGTGCCATGGGTTACGCCCGTGAGGCGCTGCGTCAGGCACTGGTGAATCTGGAAGCGATTCCGGCCCCGGCTGGCACCTTGCCGGTCGTTCTGGGCTCGGGCTGGTCCGGTGTGCTGCTGCACGAAGCGGTCGGCCACGGTCTGGAAGGTGACTTCAACCGCAAGGGCAGTTCGGCCTACAGCGGGCGCATGGGTGAGATGGTTGCTTCCAAGCTCTGCACTATTGTCGATGACGGCACGCTGGCCGGTCGTCGCGGCTCCCTGAGCGTCGACGACGAAGGCACGCCGACCGAGTGCACCACGCTGATCGAAAACGGCGTGCTGAAGGGCTACATGCAGGACAAGCTCAATGCGCGGCTGATGGGCGTGGCCCGCACCGGCAACGGTCGCCGCGAATCCTACGCACACCTGCCGATGCCACGGATGACCAACACCTACATGCTTGGCGGCCAGAGCGATCCGGCGGAAATCATCGCGTCGGTGAAGAAGGGCATCTACTGCGCCAACCTTGGTGGCGGTCAGGTCGACATCACCAGCGGCAAATTCGTGTTCTCCACCAGCGAGGCGTACTTGATCGAGGACGGCAAGATCACCGCGCCGGTCAAAGGCGCGACGTTGATCGGCAACGGCCCGGAAGCGATGAGCCGGGTGTCGATGGTCGGTAACGATCTGGCGCTGGACAGTGGTGTGGGGACGTGTGGCAAGGACGGGCAATCGGTGCCGGTGGGCGTGGGTCAGCCAACGCTGAAAATCGATGCGATCACCGTGGGTGGCACGGGCGCGTAAGAAGGGATGGAGCTTCGGGTGGCGCGCGGTGCGGCCACCCGGTGGCGAATATCAACGCAGACCGCGTTGAGTCTCGTCCAGCTCACGGATGTACTTGAAGATTTTACGGCTCGAGGCAGGAGGCTTGTTATGCGCAACCTCGTGCTGGGCCTGACGGATCAGGGAACGCAGTTGCTGGCGGTCGGCGTCCGGGTACTCGACGACGAATTTCTCCAGCACGGCATCGTCACCGCTGATCAAGCGGTCGCGCCAGCGTTCGAGGTTGTGGAAACGCTCGTTGTACTGACGGGTAGAGGCATCAAGTTGATCGAGCAAGGTGAGAATCGCGTCAGTGTCCTGATCGCGCATCAGTTTGCCGATGAACTGCAAGTGCCGTTTACGCGCGATGTTCGCGGTGTGCTTGGGCGCATCGGCCAGGGCCCGGCGCAAAGCGTCGGTCAATGGCAGTTTCGCCTGCAAGTCGGGCTTGAGCGTTGTAAGGCGCTCGCCAAGGTCAACCAGAGCATGCAGCTCGCGTTTGACCTGGGATTTGCTTTTTTCTCCCGTATCGAGGGAGTCGTCGTAAGAATCAACCATGGTGGCAGTCCGCAAAGAAACGCCGCCATGATAACCAGTCGGGGGCCGCTTGTCCGGCCCGGTCGCTCGAAGGCCCCAGCCGAAAGCAGAATTTGAGTGGAGATGAGCATGAGTGCAGTTGAAAGCGTCGGCCCACAGGCATTGCCGGCACTGCAGGAACAGGTCGAGCAAATCATCGCCGAAGCCAAGCGTCAGGGCGCCAGTGCCTGCGAAGTGGCGGTGTCGCTGGAGCAGGGCCTGTCGACGTCGGTGCGTCAGCGTGAAGTCGAAACGGTCGAGTTCAACCGCGATCAGGGTTTTGGCATCACGTTGTATGTCGGTCAGCGCAAGGGCTCGGCCAGCACGTCTGCTACCGGACCCGATGCGATTCGCGAGACCGTTGCTGCGGCGCTGGCAATTGCCAAACACACCTCCGAAGACGAAGCCTCGGGGCTGGCCGATGCCGCGCTGATGGCCAGGGATATTCAGGATTTCGACCTGTTCCACCAATGGGACATCACCCCGGAACAGGCCATCGAGAAGGCGCTGCTCTGCGAAGCCGCCGCGTTCGACGCCGATGCCCGCATCAAGAACGCCGATGGCACCACGTTGAGTACTCATCAGGGCTGCCGTGTGTACGGCAACAGCCACGGTTTCATCGGTGGTTACGCGTCGACCCGGCACAGCTTGAGCTGCGTAATGATTGCCGAGGCCGATGGCCAGATGCAGCGCGATTATTGGTATGACGTGAACCGTCAGGGCAGCTTGCTGGCCGACCCGGTGAGCATCGGCCAGCGTGCCGCACAACGGGCCGCGAGCCGTCTGGGTGCGCGTCCGGTGCCGACCTGCGAAGTGCCGGTGCTGTTTTCGGCGGAGCTGGCGGGCGGACTGTTCGGCAGCTTCCTGTCGGCGATTTCCGGCGGCAGCCTGTATCGCAAGTCGTCGTTCCTTGAGGGCACGCTGGGGCAGAAGCTGTTTCCGGAGTGGCTGACCATCGACGAGCGCCCGCACCTGATGCGTGCCATGGGCAGTGCGTCGTATGACGGTGACGGTCTGGCGACCTATGCCAAACCGTTCGTCGAGAAGGGCGAGTTGGTGTCGTACATCCTCGGCACTTATTCCGGGCGCAAACTCGGCATGCCGAGCACCGCCAATGCTGGCGGGGTACACAACCTGTTCGTCACCCATGGTGATGAAGATCAGGCCGCACTGCTGCGGCGCATGGGGCGTGGGCTGCTGGTCACCGAGTTGATGGGCCATGGCTTGAACATGGTGACAGGTGATTATTCGCGCGGTGCGGCGGGTTTCTGGGTCGAGAACGGTGAGATCCAGTTCGCGGTGCAGGAAGTGACCATCGCCGGCAACATGCGTGACATGTTCAAGCAGATCGTCGCAGTTGGTAACGATCTGGAGCTGCGCAGCAACATTCGCACCGGTTCGGTGTTGATCGAGCGGATGACTGTCGCCGGCAGTTAAGCCCGGGCCAATACAAAAAGGCGCGCCACCCGATTGGGCGGCGCGCCTTTTTTGTGTCCGGAATTTGTTTGAGCGGGTCGGGGCCGCTAAAAAAGCCACTCTTGTTTTGGTTCTCATTATCATCTAATAATAAATCTCATTATCGGATGAGCCCAGGATCATGAGTTCTGCCTTGCACGAGCAGCCGTACCTCGAAAGCTGGCGCTGGATGAGTCGCCAGATCCGTTGCGCCATGGATCCCGACGAACCGCGTCTGATTGAACACTACCTGGCCGAAGGCCGGTATCTCGCCTGTTGCACGGCGACCTCGCCCTGGACCGTCGCTGAAACCTCTTTCCGTCTGCTGCTCGACACGGCCACCGACATCGCGTTGCCGTGGCACTGGCGCAGCCTCTGTCTCGATCAGGCCTGGCGCCCGTTGCGTGAAATGGAACGCCTGTCGCTGTGCAAATGCCGGCTCAAACGCTGGCAAAGCTACACCTGGGGGCTCGCCACCTGCGAGTTGCAACCCTCCATTCCTCTTATTGAACTGGTGCAAGGATTTTCAGATGACCAAGACACGTATTGAGCGCGACAGCATGGGCGAACTGCAGGTGCCGGTGGACGCTCTCTACGGCGCGCAGACCCAGCGCGCAGTGGATAACTTCCCGATCAGCGGCAAGCCGATGCCGACCCAGTTCATCCGCGCGCTGATCCTGGCAAAAGCCGCTGCCGCCCGGGCCAACGTCGAACTCAATCAGCTCAGCGCCGCGCAAGGCAAGGCCATCAGCGACGCGGCCCAAGGGCTGCTTGAAGGCGATTTCATGCAGCATTTCCCGGTGGATATCTTCCAGACCGGTTCCGGCACCAGCTCCAACATGAACGCCAACGAAGTGATCGCCACCCTGGCCAGCCGCTTGCTCGACGAGCCAGTGAATGCCAACGATCACGTCAACTGCGGGCAGAGCAGCAACGACATCATCCCGACCACCATCCACGTCAGCGCCGCGCTGGCCCTGCACGAACAACTGCTGCCGGCGCTGCTGCATCTGGTGCAAGTCATCGAGCGCAAGGCCGAGCAGGTGCATCACCATGTCAAAACCGGCCGTACTCACTTGATGGACGCCATGCCGGTGCGCATGAGCCAGGTACTCAACGGTTGGGCGCGGCAGCTCAAGGCCAATATCGGTCATCTGCAGGACTTGTTGCCAAGCCTGCAATCCCTGGCCCAAGGCGGCACGGCGGTCGGCACCGGGATCAATGCGCATCCGGAATTCGCTGCGCGTTTCAGCCGCCAGCTCAGTCAGTTGACCAACGTTCAGTTCACGCCGGGCAAGAATCTGTTCGCCCTGATCGGTTCGCAGGACACCGCCGTGGCCGTGTCGGGCCAGCTCAAGGCTACCGCCGTGTCATTGATGAAAGTCGCCAACGACCTGCGCTGGATGAACTCCGGCCCGCTCGCCGGCCTTGGCGAAATCGAACTGGAGGGCCTGCAACCGGGTTCGTCGATCATGCCGGGCAAGGTCAATCCGGTGATTCCGGAAGCTACCGCGATGGTTGCCGCGCAAGTGATCGGCAATGACTCGGTGATCACCATTGCCGGTCAGTCGGGCAATTTCGAACTGAACGTGATGCTGCCGATCATCGCCCAGAACCTGTTGAGCAGCATCGAGTTGCTGGCCAACTCCAGCCGTCTGCTGGCTGACAAGGCGATTGCCAGCTTCAAGGTCAACGAATCGCGGCTCAAGGAAGCGCTGTCGCGCAACCCGATTCTGGTCACCGCGCTCAACCCGATCATCGGTTACCAGAAGGCCGCCGAAATCGCCAAGCAAGCCTACAAACAGGGCCGTCCGGTGATCGACGTCGCGCTGGAACACACCGATCTGTCGCGCAGCCAGCTGGAAGAGTTGCTCAATCCCGAGAAACTCACCGCCGGCGGCGTGTAAACACCGCAACCGCTTTGGAGGCTCATCATGGAGCACTGGAAACGTACGATCGAACGGGCCAATCGCTGCTTCATGCTGGGCGAGTTGATCGACGCCCGCGAGGCTTATCTGCAGGCCCTCGCTTTGGCGCAAGTGCTGTTCGAGCGCTGGGCCGATGCCGACGAAGCGGTGGCGGCCTGCGTCATTTCCCATCACAACCTCGCCGATCTGCATCTGCGTCTGAACCAGCCGGAGGAGAGCGCCGAATACCTGTGCGCGATCCATCAACGCCTGTTGCAGACCATGCAGGACGAGCGCCTGCGCCCGGCCCTGCGCGAAGCCGCGCTGCGCCAGAGCAGCAAGACCTATGTCGAACTGCTCAATTTCATCAGCGAACACGGCGAATACCCGCGCACCCAGCGCTTGCTGCACCCGGATACCGGCAATGCGCGCCGCGCCCCAGCCCAACATCACCACGGAGTCCACTGAAATGGCTTTTACCCTGCCGGCCCTGCCTTACGCCTATGACGCACTGGAACCGCACATCGATGCGCAGACCATGGAGATTCACTACACCAAGCATCACCAGACCTACATCAACAACCTGAACGCCGCGGTCGAGGGCACGGAATACGCCGAGTGGCCGGTGGAAAAACTCGTCGCCAGCGTCCAGCAGCTGCCGGAAAAGCTGCGCGCGGCGGTGATCAATCAGGGCGGCGGTCACGCCAACCATTCGCTGTTCTGGGAAGTGATGGTGCCTGGCGGTGGCGGCAAACCGGATGGTTCTCTGGCCAAGGCGATCGATGAGCAACTGGGCGGCCTCGACAACTTCAAGGAAGCCTTCACCAAGGCTGCGCTGACCCGCTTCGGCAGCGGCTGGGCCTGGCTCAGTGTCACCCCGGACAAGAAACTGGTGGTGGAAAGCAGCGGTAACCAGGACAGCCCGCTGATGAACGGCAATACGCCGATTCTCGGACTCGACGTGTGGGAGCACGCCTACTACCTGCGTTATCAGAACCGCCGCCCGGAATACATCAGCGCGTTCTACAACGTGATCAACTGGCCTGAAGTCGCTGCGCGTTATCAGGCTGCACTGGTTTAAGTCTCCTATAAAAACAATCCAGGGCTGACTATGGGCACTGAAACACTGGCGATCGGAAGCGGACGAATGTTTCGTTACGCATTCGGGTCGCTGCTGCTATTGGCGGGCATGACCTTGCTGGTGGCTCACGGACTGGAATGGCTGAACCTGGAGCCGAAACTGTCCCGGGCATTGCAGGGCGGTGCGATCTGCGCGCTCGGCACGGCGCTTGGGGCCGTTCCGGTGCTGGTGATTCGCAATATGCCGCAGGCGCTGGGCGACACGCTGCTGGGTTTTGGTGCCGGCGTGATGCTGGCGGCGACCGCGTTTTCGTTGATCGTGCCGGGGATTGCCGCCGCCGAAAGCCTTGGGCTGAGTCCTTGGGGCGCCAGTGGCCTGATCTGTTTCGGCATCATGCTCGGTGCTTTCGCGCTGTATCTGGTCGACCGCAGGTTGTCCGGCGCTTCACCGGAAATGCTCATCGGCACCGTCGAGCATCCGGTTATTCCGCCGCGAATCTGGCTGTTCGTGTTTGCCATCATTGCCCATAACATTCCGGAAGGCATGGCCGTCGGCGTCTCTGCGGGGGGCGGCATGCCGGACGCTGACAGCCTGGCGATGGGGATCGCCTTGCAGGATGTGCCGGAAGGGCTGGTGATTGCGCTGGTGCTGGCCGGGGCGGGGATGTCGCGGGTCAGGGCGTTTCTGATCGGGGCGGCGTCAGGTCTGGTCGAACCGGTGTTCGCGCTGCTGTGTGCGTGGCTGGTCAGTCTGGCGGAATTGTTGTTGCCCCTCGGATTGGCGCTGGCGGCCGGGGCGATGTTGCTGGTGGTGACACACGAAGTGATCCCGGAATCGCGACGCAATGGTCACGACAAGCTGGCGAGCCTGGGATTATTGATCGGCTTCTGCCTGATGATGGTGATGGATACCGCGCTGGGATAAGCGTGGCGAGAGGCGCATCTCTCGCCACAAAGGACTTTCAACCGCCTTCGTCGAAGTAGTTGTTGATCAGTGCCACCAGAGCATCCATGGCTTCCTGTTCCTGATGGCCTTCGGTGCTCAGGTGGATCTTTGTGCCCTTGCCGGCAGCGAGCATCATCATCGCCATGATGCTTTTGCCATCTACCGTGGTTTCCGGGGTGCGACCCACTCTGATCGTGCAGTCGGGATACTGACCCGCCACGCCCACGAACTTTGCCGACGCCCGGGCATGCAGGCCCAGCTTGTTGATGATTTCGATTTCCAGAGCAGGCATCGCGGTGTGAATCCTTTAGCTGAGGTCGCGGTGGCGAACCTGGACGTTCTTCAGGGTTTTCTGCAAGGCCTGACCGAGGCGTTCGGTCAGGTAGACGGAACGGTGATGTCCGCCGGTGCAGCCAATGGCAATGGTCACGTAGGCACGATTGCTCGCAGCGAAGCGCGGCAACCACTTGAACAGATACGCATAGATG
This genomic window from Pseudomonas kribbensis contains:
- the tldD gene encoding metalloprotease TldD, with amino-acid sequence MSELLSSVSDHLLAPGGVTIESLQGVLGDLAGPGIDAADLYFQGQISESWSLEDGIVKEGSFNLDQGVGVRAQSGEKTGFAYSNAITLEALGAAARAARSISRAGQNGTVQAFSTQDVAQLYAPDNPLEVLSRAEKVELLKRIDVATRALDPRIQQVSVSMAGVWERILVASTDGGLAADVRPLVRFNVSVIVEQNGRRERGGHGGGGRTDYRYFLAEDRAMGYAREALRQALVNLEAIPAPAGTLPVVLGSGWSGVLLHEAVGHGLEGDFNRKGSSAYSGRMGEMVASKLCTIVDDGTLAGRRGSLSVDDEGTPTECTTLIENGVLKGYMQDKLNARLMGVARTGNGRRESYAHLPMPRMTNTYMLGGQSDPAEIIASVKKGIYCANLGGGQVDITSGKFVFSTSEAYLIEDGKITAPVKGATLIGNGPEAMSRVSMVGNDLALDSGVGTCGKDGQSVPVGVGQPTLKIDAITVGGTGA
- the yjgA gene encoding ribosome biogenesis factor YjgA produces the protein MVDSYDDSLDTGEKSKSQVKRELHALVDLGERLTTLKPDLQAKLPLTDALRRALADAPKHTANIARKRHLQFIGKLMRDQDTDAILTLLDQLDASTRQYNERFHNLERWRDRLISGDDAVLEKFVVEYPDADRQQLRSLIRQAQHEVAHNKPPASSRKIFKYIRELDETQRGLR
- the pmbA gene encoding metalloprotease PmbA, with the translated sequence MSAVESVGPQALPALQEQVEQIIAEAKRQGASACEVAVSLEQGLSTSVRQREVETVEFNRDQGFGITLYVGQRKGSASTSATGPDAIRETVAAALAIAKHTSEDEASGLADAALMARDIQDFDLFHQWDITPEQAIEKALLCEAAAFDADARIKNADGTTLSTHQGCRVYGNSHGFIGGYASTRHSLSCVMIAEADGQMQRDYWYDVNRQGSLLADPVSIGQRAAQRAASRLGARPVPTCEVPVLFSAELAGGLFGSFLSAISGGSLYRKSSFLEGTLGQKLFPEWLTIDERPHLMRAMGSASYDGDGLATYAKPFVEKGELVSYILGTYSGRKLGMPSTANAGGVHNLFVTHGDEDQAALLRRMGRGLLVTELMGHGLNMVTGDYSRGAAGFWVENGEIQFAVQEVTIAGNMRDMFKQIVAVGNDLELRSNIRTGSVLIERMTVAGS
- a CDS encoding FagA protein, which produces MSSALHEQPYLESWRWMSRQIRCAMDPDEPRLIEHYLAEGRYLACCTATSPWTVAETSFRLLLDTATDIALPWHWRSLCLDQAWRPLREMERLSLCKCRLKRWQSYTWGLATCELQPSIPLIELVQGFSDDQDTY
- a CDS encoding class II fumarate hydratase, yielding MTKTRIERDSMGELQVPVDALYGAQTQRAVDNFPISGKPMPTQFIRALILAKAAAARANVELNQLSAAQGKAISDAAQGLLEGDFMQHFPVDIFQTGSGTSSNMNANEVIATLASRLLDEPVNANDHVNCGQSSNDIIPTTIHVSAALALHEQLLPALLHLVQVIERKAEQVHHHVKTGRTHLMDAMPVRMSQVLNGWARQLKANIGHLQDLLPSLQSLAQGGTAVGTGINAHPEFAARFSRQLSQLTNVQFTPGKNLFALIGSQDTAVAVSGQLKATAVSLMKVANDLRWMNSGPLAGLGEIELEGLQPGSSIMPGKVNPVIPEATAMVAAQVIGNDSVITIAGQSGNFELNVMLPIIAQNLLSSIELLANSSRLLADKAIASFKVNESRLKEALSRNPILVTALNPIIGYQKAAEIAKQAYKQGRPVIDVALEHTDLSRSQLEELLNPEKLTAGGV
- a CDS encoding superoxide dismutase; translation: MAFTLPALPYAYDALEPHIDAQTMEIHYTKHHQTYINNLNAAVEGTEYAEWPVEKLVASVQQLPEKLRAAVINQGGGHANHSLFWEVMVPGGGGKPDGSLAKAIDEQLGGLDNFKEAFTKAALTRFGSGWAWLSVTPDKKLVVESSGNQDSPLMNGNTPILGLDVWEHAYYLRYQNRRPEYISAFYNVINWPEVAARYQAALV
- a CDS encoding ZIP family metal transporter, translated to MGTETLAIGSGRMFRYAFGSLLLLAGMTLLVAHGLEWLNLEPKLSRALQGGAICALGTALGAVPVLVIRNMPQALGDTLLGFGAGVMLAATAFSLIVPGIAAAESLGLSPWGASGLICFGIMLGAFALYLVDRRLSGASPEMLIGTVEHPVIPPRIWLFVFAIIAHNIPEGMAVGVSAGGGMPDADSLAMGIALQDVPEGLVIALVLAGAGMSRVRAFLIGAASGLVEPVFALLCAWLVSLAELLLPLGLALAAGAMLLVVTHEVIPESRRNGHDKLASLGLLIGFCLMMVMDTALG
- a CDS encoding HPr family phosphocarrier protein — translated: MPALEIEIINKLGLHARASAKFVGVAGQYPDCTIRVGRTPETTVDGKSIMAMMMLAAGKGTKIHLSTEGHQEQEAMDALVALINNYFDEGG